Part of the Cohnella candidum genome, TGGGCTTGGCTCCGCTTGGCGCGACGTGCCCGGCGGCTGCTTTGTCGTGGCCGAGCCGCAATAAAGCGTTGCTCGCGATCGTGGACGAATACGCCGACGACGAACGCGAGATCATCCGCCATTGGGGGGAGGAAGGCGTCCGGACGCTGTGTATCCGCGCGTCCGGCGTCTCCGGTCCTTTGCCCGAACCGATGCCCGGATGCGAAATCGTCGAAGGCCCCGTGTCCCTGTCCGGCCTGAAGTCCTTTTTCGGAGAAACGCTCATGGAGAACAGGGTTCAAAGCCGCTCCCGCCGGGTATAGCTGTGATAAAAGGAGTGAGCGAGATGAGCGTCCATATCGGGATTTTCAACAAGGAAGAAGAAGTGGTGGAAGCGATCCGCATGCTTCGCGAAGCAGGCGTCGACCATGACGGCATTCGGGTCATCGTCAAAAACGCGGAAAACGCGCCGCTGATCGCATCCAGTACCGACATCGCGGTAGAGGATCTGACGGACATTGAAGACGCGCGCGACCGGGATACCGGAGTGACGGACGGGCTGCCCATCGGAGTGGTCGGAGTCACCGCCGGCAACCTGGGATCCGGCGCGCCGTTTGCCGGGTATCCGGGGGGCTTCGTCATCGGGGCTTTCGATTGGAATGAGGACAACGGCGACAGGGAGAGAGTGCTGCGCGACGTAGGCGTGCCGGATCACGCGGCGGAACGCTGCGAAGACGAAGTCGGTGCAGGCCGCTACTTGGTGCTGGCCGACACCGAAGAGGACACGAACGCGCCGACGATTCTCCGTCACGCAGGCGCTTCCGACGTGCTGCATTGACGAGTAGTTTGCAACGGAGTTCAAATTTCAATAAAATGGAAAAGACGAAGAACGTCCGGTTCTTTCCCTTCGGGATAGGAGCCAGGACGTTCTTTTATTTTTTCGGGAGGGATGGCGGGAATGAATTTCGAGCAGGCGCATGAAGCTTTTATCACGCATCATCTGCAGAGAAGGACCGGGGAGCGCAGGGGCCGTTTAGAACGGGGGCATCGAGAGGCGGAGAAGTTGTTTTGCGGTAACGTTTGGTGGTCTCTTCGAGGGAATTTTGACAACCTGCATAGGGAATTTGAAGTGCTCGACTGGCGGGGGATGTCCTATTTCTGCGATTTCGCTTGGCTGACGGAGTGGGTAAAGTTGATCATCGAAATCAAAGGTTTCGGTCCGCACGTAAGGGACATGGACAGGCAGAAGTATTGCAACGAACTGAATCGGGAAACCTTTTTAGCCGCCATGGGTTATCAGGTGATTTCGTTTGCGTATGACGACGTCGCTCATCGACCGGAGCTGTGCATCGCCTTGCTGCGTATGATAATCAGCCGTTATCATACGGAATCCTCCCCGGTCACTCTGCAGACCTTGTCCGAGAGAGAAAGCATTCGTTTGGCGTACACACTCGCTCGACCTTTGCGTCCCATCGACATTGAGAACCATCTTAAAGTCAACCATCGTACCGCCGTTCGAACGCTGCAATCGCTTTGCTCCAAAGGCTGGTTTGCTCCCGTTACCGGCGCGGAAGGGAAACATATCGTGCGTTATGAACTTCAACGAACCATAATGCGGCTGCTGTAAAATTCCTGCGATCATGCAGGTTTTTCATTCGGGCGTCGTCCGTCGGGGATCAAAGATGCAAAAGTACATGTTTTTAACAACGGATATCGATATCAGGTTAGATTGGATTTAAATGCCTGCACGATTGCAGGCTTTTCCGTTTATGGGCGAGAAGAGTGGCTAAATACCTGCACAATTGCAGTTTTGGCCGCCGCGTGACAAGCGCGAAAACAAAAACGGATAGAGGCTCGGGCTGGTTGCCGAAGCCTCTATCCGTTTTAACGACACGGTTCGTTCCGATTACGGCGAATCATTTGAACCAAGGGAATACGTATCTTACGATGAAATACAGGATACCGAAGAAGATCACGAGGTA contains:
- a CDS encoding general stress protein; this encodes MSVHIGIFNKEEEVVEAIRMLREAGVDHDGIRVIVKNAENAPLIASSTDIAVEDLTDIEDARDRDTGVTDGLPIGVVGVTAGNLGSGAPFAGYPGGFVIGAFDWNEDNGDRERVLRDVGVPDHAAERCEDEVGAGRYLVLADTEEDTNAPTILRHAGASDVLH
- a CDS encoding DUF559 domain-containing protein; the protein is MNFEQAHEAFITHHLQRRTGERRGRLERGHREAEKLFCGNVWWSLRGNFDNLHREFEVLDWRGMSYFCDFAWLTEWVKLIIEIKGFGPHVRDMDRQKYCNELNRETFLAAMGYQVISFAYDDVAHRPELCIALLRMIISRYHTESSPVTLQTLSERESIRLAYTLARPLRPIDIENHLKVNHRTAVRTLQSLCSKGWFAPVTGAEGKHIVRYELQRTIMRLL